The genome window CGCGGCGTGGCCTGAAAATGCACGAGGCCGCCGTCCTTGGCGGTCAGGCTGAAGGAAAAGGCGGAAAAGGCCCCCGTGGCCCGCGCCTGGTGCGCGCGCTCGAGAATGCGCTGGTTGTGCCGTTGCGAAAGATCCTTTTCAAGCAGGCCGAGGAACTCTTCCGGGGGCCAGCCGGTCAAGGGCAGAATGACGGACGATGCGTAGGCATACGTGGCCGCGTCCCCCTGGCGGGGAAAATCGGCTATCTGGCGTAAAAAATCCGTTGTCAGGGGAGAAGGTGCGAATCGTTGGGTGTCGTCTGCCATGGTCTTACCCGGGAGATACCGCAAGCGCGGCAACGGGCGGCGGGGATGGCCCCGGACGCCCGTTGCCGGAAGAGGTCAATACTTGTTGAGAGCCCAGACAATACGCCCGAAAATGACTTCGCCAAGCGTTTCGAGCGGCAGGGAGACTTCCGGGTGCAGCGGGTTCTCCGCGCGCAGAAGAGCCTGGGCTTTGGCGCTGTCCGGAAAGACGCGCTTTATGCCGACCCCCTCGTAGGGCAGCGTCACGGCGTACAGTTCTCCGGAGACGATTTGCTTCTGGGTTGTGTCCACGCCGATATGCGCGCCCTTGCGGATAAGCGGCTCCATGCCGGTACTGTCCAGCAGGAAGACCTTCACGCCGTCCCCGGCAAGAGAAAGGGGCACACTGAGCTTGCCCACCACTTTATGCCCGTTATGTCCGTTGCATTCCTGGTCCGGTCCGGGGCAGGGTTGCATGGAGTACACGCTGACGACAACGTTTTTGGCGTTGGCATCACTGTACAGGGCGGCTTCCTCCCTGGCGGCAAGGGGCAGCTCCGCATCCACGGGCGCATAGCCCGTTTCCGTCCGAAGATACATGGGGCCGGTACCCTTCTTTATCCAGTCGGGGTTCAGGCCGAAACGCTCAAAAAGCTTCATGCACCAGTCGGAAGGAACAGAGTTACGCCGTTTTGCATCGGAAATACTGGATTGCCGTATATCAAGCACATTGGCCAGTTCTATCTGCGTACGCGTGCGTGTTGCAAGCTTTATACGTTCAAAGATTTCATCAAAGTTCGACACAGGATCGACTCCTTGCGCCAGGACCAGGCATGCACAGGTCCAGGTGCTGTTGGTATTATCACTGACTGTATATAAATATGCAGTCAGCGACAGCTACCAAGTAAGACCGAATTCCTAGCAATCAAGTAGGGTATAGATGATTTCCTATTGATTTTAAGAAACCACCTACCCCTAATAGATTACTGCATCCGACGTAAAAAGCGCAGGAAGGCGTCGTCCGGGTTCAAGACCAGGCGGGTATTCCCGCCTAAAGATTTTTTGTAGGCCTCGAGGCTACGGGAAAATTCGAAGAAGTCAGGAGATTGCGAAACCGCTTCAGCAAATATCCGGGTCGCTTCCGCTTCGCCTTCGCCGCGCAGGATGGAGCTTTTCTTCTGGGCCTCCGCAAGGAGGATGGCCCTGTCGCGGTCGGCGGTGGAGCGGATGATGGTCGCTTCTTTTTCCCCTTCGGAGCGGTACTCCTTGGCCTGGCGTTCGCGTTCCGCCGTCATGCGGTTGAAGATGGCCCGCTGGTTTTCCACCGGCAGGTCCGTGCGTTTTATGCGCACGTCCACAACGCGCACGCCGTATTCCCTGGTCAGGTTGTTGGCCTGGTCCATGACTTTCTGCATGATCTCCTGGCGTTTGGTGGAAACGACCTCGGTGAGGTCGTAGGTGCCCACCACGACGCGCAGTTCGGAGTAAATGATGTCGTCAAGCCGGGACTGGGCGTTGGGGATGGTCCGAAGGCGCTGGTAGAAAACGAGCGGGTCAAGGATGCGCCAGCGGGCGTAGTTGTCCAGGATGATGACCTTTTTGTCTTTGGTCAGCGCTTCGGCGGTACGCGCGTCGTAGTTCAGGATGCGCGAGTCGAAGTACAGGACGTTCTGGACGAAGGGCAGTTTGAAGTGCAGACCGGGCCCCAGGGCTTCGCCCACGGGTTTGCCCAACTGGAGAATGATGGCTTTTTCCGTCTGATGCACGGTGAACAGGCACTGCATCAGCAGAAGAGCGGCCAGAAAGACAATGGTGATGAGGGAAAATGCTTTCTTGCTCATTGCTTTTCCCCGTTTTGCAGTTTTTGCTGGGCAGCGGCCGGCGCCGCCGCATCGGGCCGTGCGCCGCCGAGGGGCAGGATCGGCAGCATGTTGCCGCCGGTCTCTTTGGGCAGGATGATTTTTTCGATGCCCGAGTCGCTCAGGATGGACTCCATGGCTTCGATGTACATGCGTTTTTTAGTGACGTCCTTCGCCTTGTTGTACTCGGTAAGCACGGCGAGAAAACGCTCGCTTTCACCCTGGGCGCGGCGGATGGAGGTTTCCCGGTGGGCTTCGGCTTCGTTGATGATCTGCGCGGCCATGCCCTGGGCTTCGGGGATCAGCTGGTTGCGGTAGGCGTCCGCGAGGTTGGTGGACCGGACCTTGTCTTCGCGGGCCGAGGCCACGTCGCGAAAAGCGGTCATGACTTCTTTCGGCACGTGCACGTCCTGCATCTGCACGGCGAGCACGGAAATGCCCGCATCGTACCGGTCAAGGATGACCTGCAAAAGCTGCTGCGTTTCCATCTGGATATCGACCTTGCCTTCGGTAAGAGCCGCGTCTATCTTGCTCTTGCCGATGGCTTCGCGCATGGCGGCCTCCCCGGCGCTTTTCACGGTTTCGTGCTGGCGGGCGAGGTTGAAGAGAAATTTGCGCGAATCGGCTATGCGATACTGGATGATAAACTGCACGGTGACGATGTTTTCGTCACTCGTCAGCATGGAGGCTTCCTCGGGTACGGACCGGACCTGGCTCTGCACACTGCTCACGTTGGGCGGCGAACGGAAGCCGACCTCAATGCGCTGCACCTGGGTCACTTTCGGCTTCAAATGCGACTCAATGGGGAAGGGCAGCCGGATATGCGGGCCCGGCGCGACCGTCCGGTCGTACTTGCCGAAGCGCAGGATAACGCCTTCCTCGTCCGGGCTGACGATGAAAATCCCCGAGAGGCCCCACAAGACAAGCGGGATCAGCACGAGAAATTTTACCGGAAAAGAAATCGGCTTGAAGTTTTTGAATTTTTCGCCAAAATTAGGAAGCTTCGGCGGAGGAGTGCCCTGGCCTTGCGGTGGAGACGGCTTTTTAGCGCCGGGTTGGCGCTGCCGTTTCTCTTGTAGTTTTTCCCAGTCCCAGTTCATAGCAAAGAACAATAGGGTAGGCGCGGTGTTTGGTCAAGGGATGATTGGTGTATCCGGGCGACATTGCTATCGTTCAAGATGATTATAACAATTTTCAAGGGTTATTCGCATGCGTACAGTATCATCCCATGTGTTTCGGGCGTATGATATCAGAGGGCTTGTCGGCGTGGACTTCGATGCGCAATGGGTGCATCTGCTGGGCCGCGCCTGCGGCACGGTTTTCAAGAAACAGGGGCGGGACGTGGCCGTCGTCGGGCACGATTGCCGGGAAAGCTCGCCGGAATACGCCGAGGCCCTTATCCGGGGCATCACGGAATCGGGCGTTTCCGTCATTTCCATCGGCATGGTTCCCACGCCCTTTGTGTACTACGCGGTCAAATCGTACGGCACCGGCGCGGGCGTCATGGTAACGGCGAGCCACAACCCGTCTGAATACAACG of uncultured delta proteobacterium contains these proteins:
- a CDS encoding putative HflK protein (Evidence 3 : Function proposed based on presence of conserved amino acid motif, structural feature or limited homology), whose translation is MNWDWEKLQEKRQRQPGAKKPSPPQGQGTPPPKLPNFGEKFKNFKPISFPVKFLVLIPLVLWGLSGIFIVSPDEEGVILRFGKYDRTVAPGPHIRLPFPIESHLKPKVTQVQRIEVGFRSPPNVSSVQSQVRSVPEEASMLTSDENIVTVQFIIQYRIADSRKFLFNLARQHETVKSAGEAAMREAIGKSKIDAALTEGKVDIQMETQQLLQVILDRYDAGISVLAVQMQDVHVPKEVMTAFRDVASAREDKVRSTNLADAYRNQLIPEAQGMAAQIINEAEAHRETSIRRAQGESERFLAVLTEYNKAKDVTKKRMYIEAMESILSDSGIEKIILPKETGGNMLPILPLGGARPDAAAPAAAQQKLQNGEKQ
- the hflC gene encoding HflC protein; translated protein: MSKKAFSLITIVFLAALLLMQCLFTVHQTEKAIILQLGKPVGEALGPGLHFKLPFVQNVLYFDSRILNYDARTAEALTKDKKVIILDNYARWRILDPLVFYQRLRTIPNAQSRLDDIIYSELRVVVGTYDLTEVVSTKRQEIMQKVMDQANNLTREYGVRVVDVRIKRTDLPVENQRAIFNRMTAERERQAKEYRSEGEKEATIIRSTADRDRAILLAEAQKKSSILRGEGEAEATRIFAEAVSQSPDFFEFSRSLEAYKKSLGGNTRLVLNPDDAFLRFLRRMQ
- a CDS encoding putative phage repressor (Evidence 3 : Function proposed based on presence of conserved amino acid motif, structural feature or limited homology), which gives rise to MSNFDEIFERIKLATRTRTQIELANVLDIRQSSISDAKRRNSVPSDWCMKLFERFGLNPDWIKKGTGPMYLRTETGYAPVDAELPLAAREEAALYSDANAKNVVVSVYSMQPCPGPDQECNGHNGHKVVGKLSVPLSLAGDGVKVFLLDSTGMEPLIRKGAHIGVDTTQKQIVSGELYAVTLPYEGVGIKRVFPDSAKAQALLRAENPLHPEVSLPLETLGEVIFGRIVWALNKY